In Populus trichocarpa isolate Nisqually-1 chromosome 7, P.trichocarpa_v4.1, whole genome shotgun sequence, the following proteins share a genomic window:
- the LOC18109328 gene encoding 60S ribosomal protein L8-1, with protein MGRVIRAQRKGAGSVFKSHTHHRKGPARFRSLDFGERNGYLKGVVTEIIHDPGRGAPLARVTFRHPFRYKKQKELFVAAEGMYTGQFVYCGKKANLMVGNVLPLRSVPEGAVVCNVEHHVGDRGVFARASGDYAIVISHNPDNDTTRIKLPSGSKKIVPSGCRGMIGQVAGGGRTEKPMLKAGNAYHKFRVKRNCWPKVRGVAMNPVEHPHGGGNHQHIGHASTVRRDAPPGQKVGLIAARRTGRLRGQAAASAAKADKV; from the exons GGCTCCGTTTTCAAATCCCACACCCACCACCGAAAGGGTCCGGCAAGGTTCAGGTCTCTGGACTTTGGTGAAAGAAATGGTTACTTGAAAGGTGTTGTCACCGAAATCATTCATGACCCGGGTCGAGGTGCTCCATTAGCCCGGGTTACTTTCAGACACCCCTTTAGGTATAAGAAGCAGAAGGAGCTTTTTGTTGCTGCTGAGGGTATGTATACTGGACAGTTTGTGTATTGTGGAAAGAAGGCTAACTTGATGGTTGGGAATGTCTTGCCTTTGAGATCTGTTCCTGAAGGAGCTGTTGTTTGTAACGTGGAACATCATGTTGGAGACCGTGGTGTTTTTGCTAGAGCTTCCGGGGATTATGCTATTGTTATCAGTCACAATCCTGATAATGATACCACCAG GATCAAGCTCCCATCTGGCTCCAAGAAGATCGTTCCAAGTGGCTGCCGTGGAATGATTGGACAGGTTGCCGGTGGAGGAAGGACCGAGAAGCCCATGCTGAAGGCTGGTAATGCTTACCACAAGTTCAGAGTGAAGAGGAACTGCTGGCCTAAGGTGCGTGGTGTGGCTATGAATCCTGTTGAGCATCCTCATGGTGGTGGTAACCATCAACATATCGGTCATGCTAGCACAGTCAGGCGTGATGCTCCTCCTGGTCAAAAGGTTGGTCTCATTGCTGCTAGGAGAACTGGTCGTCTTAGAGGACAGGCTGCTGCCTCTGCCGCCAAGGCTGACAAGgtttaa